In Populus trichocarpa isolate Nisqually-1 chromosome 12, P.trichocarpa_v4.1, whole genome shotgun sequence, a genomic segment contains:
- the LOC7482155 gene encoding MADS-box protein AGL42, whose product MARGKVQLKRIENATSRQVTFSKRKNGLLKKAYELSILCDAEVAVIMFSQKGTLFKFASIDQIQKTIDRYRKNAKQLHTDRIDVEQSKEQLRQESANMAKKIEMIEILQRKLLGQDLDSCSPEELHDIDNQLEISLSNIRARKTQLFKEQIEQLQAKERLLLMENARLTKQCDAQPLQQSTQSNQVVSYLTSCSKSSDIVETDLYIGLPHMRCL is encoded by the exons ATGGCGAGAGGAAAGGTTCAGCTGAAAAGGATAGAGAATGCAACTAGCAGGCAAGTGACCTTCTCCAAGAGAAAAAATGGGTTATTGAAGAAAGCTTATGAGCTATCAATTCTGTGCGATGCTGAAGTTGCAGTGATCATGTTTTCACAGAAAGGAACACTCTTTAAGTTTGCAAGCATTGATCa GATACAAAAGACGATTGATCGGTACCGTAAAAATGCAAAGCAATTGCACACTGACAGGATTGATGTGGAACAATCTAAGGAG CAATTAAGACAAGAATCAGCAAACATGGCCAAGAAGATTGAGATGATCGAGATTTTGCAACG AAAGCTTTTAGGGCAAGATTTAGATTCATGTTCTCCCGAAGAGCTCCATGACATTGACAATCAGCTTGAGATCAGTTTAAGCAATATCAGGGCTAGAAAG ACTCAGTTATTCAAGGAGCAGATAGAACAGCTGCAAGCAAAG GAAAGATTGTTGTTAATGGAGAATGCAAGGTTAACTAAACAG TGTGATGCACAGCCATTGCAGCAATCAACTCAATCGAACCAAGTGGTGTCATACTTGACCTCATGTAGCAAGAGTTCAGATATCGTGGAGACTGATCTGTACATTGGACTGCCACACATGCGCTGCTTGTAG